One genomic region from Desertibacillus haloalkaliphilus encodes:
- a CDS encoding HAD hydrolase family protein gives QNDVTMIEAAGLGVAMGNAVPEVKAVADVETTTQNADGVGVAVEKWVLGRDVPELA, from the coding sequence ACAAAATGATGTCACGATGATTGAGGCCGCTGGATTAGGTGTCGCAATGGGAAATGCTGTGCCTGAAGTGAAGGCAGTTGCGGACGTAGAAACGACGACACAAAACGCGGATGGTGTTGGTGTTGCCGTCGAAAAGTGGGTTTTGGGACGTGATGTACCAGAACTCGCTTAA